GTTCCAGGTGTCGGTCACCCGCGATTCGGCCTCGGCGAGCGTGCGCCTGGCTATTCCCCACCCGAGGAACTGCCCTCTGCGCTCCGCCAGGAGGTCGCGTGCGTTCAGGTCGAAGTGGAACATCGGTCGGGGGTGATTCGATTGAGACATCTCGGTTCGCACCGTAACCGTCTCTTGACTGACAATCAAGAGACGAGTTACGGTACTGGAGCGCATGCCGGCGACACGAACAGACCAGACCCGAGAACAAAAGCGTGGAGAGCTCGTCCGAGCCGCCCGCCGGCTCTTCTTCGCCGATGGCTTCGACTCGACAACGGTCGCGGCGATCGGCCAGGAATGCGGTGTGGCCTCCAATGTCGTCTACTGGTACTTCGACTCGAAGGACCATCTGTTCGTCGCCGCTCTCGAAGACTTCCTCGACCTGCGCCTTGCCGCAGCCGGACAGAGCCAGGAGTTGGACCTCGCGGCGACCCTGAGCCGATTCGTCGGGGATCTCATGCAGGCTCGTC
The genomic region above belongs to Actinomycetota bacterium and contains:
- a CDS encoding TetR/AcrR family transcriptional regulator, coding for MPATRTDQTREQKRGELVRAARRLFFADGFDSTTVAAIGQECGVASNVVYWYFDSKDHLFVAALEDFLDLRLAAAGQSQELDLAATLSRFVGDLMQARHLIAVVHDRSHHSEVVAEFHNRVHATYNSLLGEALTSRGVALHDRPLVVEALVTAIEALIMHGAPSAHAEEMISFLVESLVSAGSTRDPGKQGT